A genomic region of Nocardioides plantarum contains the following coding sequences:
- the ftsY gene encoding signal recognition particle-docking protein FtsY: MDWLYLVIGIAVLFVAAVVGLVTSRGRRTPPSVPPRGGTDVLAPPDARPGDPDLLEPPLVEPPLVEPPVEAPVRDKPESTRSRLVRLRERLAGAQGGFGRGLLALLSRDRLDEDTWESIEDLLLTADIGVAPTQQVVDNLRTRLRVDGAEAGDPRAVLRDELIKLVDPTMDRRLQVTGADGKPGVVLVVGVNGAGKTTTVGKIARILVAEDHSVTLGAADTFRAAAVEQLATWGERVGVEVIRGPEGTDPASVAFEAVKHGVETSIDTVIVDTAGRLQNKQGLMDELGKVKRVIEKQAPVTEVLLVLDATTGQNGLIQARVFSEVVDVTGIVLTKLDGSAKGGIVVAVQRELGVPVKLVGLGEGPDDLAPFDAGAFVDALLG; this comes from the coding sequence ATGGATTGGCTCTACCTCGTCATCGGCATCGCCGTGCTCTTCGTCGCTGCGGTCGTCGGCCTGGTCACCTCGCGCGGTCGTCGTACGCCGCCCTCGGTGCCCCCGCGTGGCGGCACCGACGTGCTCGCCCCGCCCGACGCGCGGCCCGGCGACCCGGACCTCCTCGAGCCGCCGCTGGTCGAGCCGCCCCTGGTCGAGCCGCCCGTCGAGGCGCCGGTCCGCGACAAACCCGAGAGCACCCGCTCGCGCCTGGTCCGGCTGCGCGAGCGGCTGGCCGGCGCCCAGGGCGGGTTCGGCCGCGGGCTGCTCGCCCTGCTGAGCCGTGACCGCCTCGACGAGGACACCTGGGAGTCCATCGAGGACCTCCTCCTCACCGCCGACATCGGCGTCGCCCCCACCCAGCAGGTCGTCGACAACCTGCGCACCCGCCTGCGCGTCGACGGCGCCGAGGCCGGCGACCCGCGCGCCGTGCTGCGCGACGAGCTGATCAAGCTCGTCGACCCGACGATGGACCGTCGCCTGCAGGTCACCGGCGCCGACGGCAAGCCCGGCGTCGTGCTCGTCGTGGGCGTCAACGGTGCCGGCAAGACCACCACCGTCGGCAAGATCGCCCGCATCCTGGTCGCCGAGGACCACTCCGTGACGCTCGGCGCGGCCGACACCTTCCGTGCCGCCGCCGTCGAGCAGCTCGCCACCTGGGGCGAGCGCGTCGGCGTCGAGGTGATCCGTGGCCCCGAGGGCACCGACCCCGCGAGCGTGGCCTTCGAGGCCGTCAAGCACGGCGTCGAGACCAGCATCGACACCGTCATCGTCGACACCGCCGGCCGCCTGCAGAACAAGCAGGGCCTGATGGACGAGCTCGGCAAGGTCAAGCGCGTGATCGAGAAGCAGGCCCCGGTCACCGAGGTCCTCCTCGTGCTCGATGCGACCACCGGCCAGAACGGCCTGATCCAGGCCCGCGTCTTCAGCGAGGTCGTCGACGTCACCGGCATCGTGCTGACCAAGCTCGACGGCTCCGCCAAGGGCGGGATCGTCGTGGCCGTGCAGCGTGAGCTCGGCGTCCCGGTCAAGCTGGTCGGCCTGGGCGAGGGCCCCGACGACCTGGCGCCGTTCGACGCCGGCGCGTTCGTCGACGCGTTGCTCGGCTGA
- a CDS encoding acyl-CoA thioesterase — MSAPRPVRADYVAWRTATTRWSDDDVYGHMNNARYFDLIDTAVNAHLAEATGTDIRRLPAVGVVAEVSCRYFAEIGYPGDVEMGLVVDKVGTSSVIYRVGLFQGPGDEASAEGRFVHVYTEATDVARHGDGDSDSGGGGGHGGGARTVTPLPDLVRAAVLPLLR; from the coding sequence ATGAGCGCGCCCCGACCGGTCCGGGCCGACTACGTCGCCTGGCGCACGGCCACCACGCGCTGGTCCGACGACGACGTCTACGGCCACATGAACAACGCCCGCTACTTCGACCTCATCGACACCGCGGTCAACGCCCACCTCGCCGAGGCCACCGGCACCGACATCCGGCGGCTGCCGGCCGTCGGCGTGGTGGCGGAGGTGTCGTGCCGCTACTTCGCCGAGATCGGCTACCCCGGCGACGTCGAGATGGGCCTGGTCGTCGACAAGGTCGGCACCTCCTCGGTGATCTACCGCGTCGGCCTCTTCCAGGGTCCCGGCGACGAGGCGAGCGCAGAAGGCCGGTTCGTCCACGTCTACACCGAGGCCACGGACGTCGCTCGCCACGGCGACGGGGACAGCGACAGCGGTGGCGGTGGCGGCCACGGCGGGGGAGCGCGCACGGTCACCCCGCTCCCCGACCTCGTCCGCGCCGCCGTCCTCCCCCTCCTACGCTGA
- the smc gene encoding chromosome segregation protein SMC yields MYLKSLTLKGFKSFASATTLQLEPGITCIVGPNGSGKSNVVDALAWVMGEASAKSLRGGKMDDVIFAGTSGRPPLGRAEVVLTIDNSDGALPIEYAEVTISRTMFRSGGSEYAINGTSCRLLDVQELLSDSGIGREMHVIVGQGQLDTILHATPEDRRGFIEEAAGVLKHRKRKEKALRKLDATDGNLTRLSDLLHELRRQLKPLGRQAEVARRAAGVQADARDARARLVADDLVTARTALEQEMADETILVERRAEVEQQLATARQQESEIEAALREDLPALSRAQETQYALSGLRERLRGTQGLAAERIRNAAGVSESTADRGKDPDAIEAEAERIRVQEAKIAAEVEAGRTAMEDAVKARRAAEDAAAEEDRRIAALQRAAADRREGLARLHGQVNALRSRSTAAADELGRLGLAREEAVARAERAQRDFTALETRVAGLDAGEEGLDAEHEAAVALLDDLEEQLATTRAEALQADRDRSTLAARKDALEMGLARKDGAGALLAASDDGAVAGLMGSVAALLGVRSGYEAAVAAALGSAADAIAVADAAAAVAALAHLKHGDLGRAGLLLAAAPGTPEPDRSGWPALPDHATYAVDLLECPDRLRPSLFRLLERTAVVDDLDAAAGLVADRPDVVAVTRDGDLLSAHAAAGGSHAQQSLIEIQGAVDEAAEALLAATAAGERLGFDLSRLEAERLDARKRVDVALARLHESDATLAAVAEELGQYGSQARSAKGEAQRLTQAIEKAEAARDQDLAGLAELEARLEAAEQAGADGLDAGAEPDTGDRERLAEAAKAARQGEMDARLALRTAEERARAIHGRVDGLLRQARQERDARAKAAERRERLLREGVVAEAVAVAASYALARLEVAIHEATQARQEVEQARSGRERSLLDVRAVLRDLATQHDELVNSVHRDEMARAQQRMRIEQLEERVLDELGLDVEALVAEFGPDQLVPPPASTLAGVPEGGEVPEPTPYDREVQQKRLRVAERELRDLGKVNPLALEEFSAMEERHKFLTEQLEDLKSTRKDLLDIVKEVDSRVEQVFTEAYADVERAFDATFSRLFPGGEGRLVLTDPDNMLTTGIEVEARPPGKKVKRLSLLSGGERSLVAVAFLVALFKARPSPFYILDEVEAALDDTNLGRLLQIYEELRESSQLLVITHQKRTMEVGDALYGVTMRGDGVSTVISQRLRETEPVR; encoded by the coding sequence TTGTACCTCAAGAGCCTGACCCTCAAGGGGTTCAAGTCCTTCGCGTCGGCGACCACGCTCCAGCTGGAGCCGGGCATCACCTGCATCGTGGGCCCCAACGGCTCCGGCAAGTCCAACGTCGTCGACGCGCTCGCCTGGGTGATGGGCGAGGCCAGCGCCAAGAGCCTGCGCGGCGGCAAGATGGACGACGTCATCTTCGCCGGCACCTCCGGTCGCCCGCCGCTGGGCCGGGCCGAGGTCGTGCTCACCATCGACAACTCCGACGGCGCGCTGCCCATCGAGTACGCCGAGGTCACCATCTCGCGCACGATGTTCCGCAGCGGCGGGTCCGAGTACGCCATCAACGGCACCAGCTGCCGGCTGCTCGACGTCCAGGAGCTGCTCAGCGACTCGGGCATCGGCCGCGAGATGCACGTGATCGTCGGCCAGGGCCAGCTCGACACGATCCTGCACGCGACCCCCGAGGACCGCCGCGGGTTCATCGAGGAGGCCGCCGGGGTCCTCAAGCACCGCAAGCGCAAGGAGAAGGCGCTCCGCAAGCTCGACGCCACCGACGGCAACCTCACCCGCCTCAGCGACCTGCTCCACGAGCTGCGCCGCCAGCTCAAGCCGCTGGGTCGCCAGGCCGAGGTCGCCCGGCGCGCCGCCGGGGTGCAGGCCGACGCCCGCGACGCGCGGGCCCGTCTGGTCGCCGACGACCTGGTCACCGCCCGCACCGCGCTCGAGCAGGAGATGGCCGACGAGACGATCCTCGTCGAGCGCCGGGCCGAGGTCGAGCAGCAGCTGGCCACGGCCCGTCAGCAGGAGAGCGAGATCGAGGCGGCCCTGCGCGAGGACCTCCCGGCGCTCAGCCGAGCCCAGGAGACGCAGTACGCGCTCAGCGGTCTGCGCGAGCGCCTGCGTGGCACCCAGGGCCTCGCCGCCGAGCGCATCCGCAACGCCGCGGGGGTCAGCGAGTCCACCGCCGACCGCGGCAAGGACCCCGACGCCATCGAGGCCGAGGCCGAGCGAATCCGCGTGCAGGAGGCCAAGATCGCCGCCGAGGTCGAGGCCGGACGCACCGCGATGGAGGACGCCGTCAAGGCGCGTCGGGCCGCCGAGGACGCGGCCGCCGAGGAGGACCGGCGCATCGCGGCCCTCCAGCGGGCCGCCGCCGACCGGCGCGAGGGCCTGGCCCGGCTGCACGGCCAGGTCAACGCCCTGCGGTCCCGCTCCACCGCCGCCGCCGACGAGCTCGGCCGGCTCGGCCTGGCCCGCGAGGAGGCCGTGGCCCGCGCCGAGCGCGCCCAGCGTGACTTCACCGCCCTCGAGACCCGGGTCGCCGGCCTCGACGCCGGCGAGGAGGGCCTCGACGCCGAGCACGAGGCGGCCGTCGCGCTGCTCGACGACCTCGAGGAGCAGCTGGCCACGACCCGCGCCGAGGCGCTGCAGGCCGACCGCGACCGGTCCACGCTGGCCGCCCGCAAGGACGCCCTCGAGATGGGGCTGGCCCGCAAGGACGGCGCCGGCGCCCTGCTGGCCGCCTCCGACGACGGCGCCGTGGCCGGTCTGATGGGCTCGGTCGCGGCCCTGCTCGGCGTGCGCTCGGGCTACGAGGCTGCCGTCGCCGCCGCGCTCGGCTCGGCCGCCGACGCGATCGCCGTCGCCGACGCCGCCGCGGCCGTTGCCGCGCTCGCCCACCTCAAGCACGGCGACCTGGGGCGTGCGGGCCTGCTGCTCGCCGCGGCCCCCGGCACCCCCGAGCCCGACCGGTCCGGCTGGCCGGCCCTGCCCGACCACGCGACGTACGCCGTCGACCTGCTCGAGTGCCCCGACCGGCTGCGTCCCTCCCTCTTCCGGCTCCTCGAGCGCACCGCGGTCGTCGACGACCTCGACGCTGCCGCCGGCCTCGTCGCCGACCGCCCCGACGTCGTCGCGGTCACCCGCGACGGCGACCTGCTCAGCGCCCATGCGGCGGCCGGCGGCTCCCACGCGCAGCAGAGCTTGATCGAGATCCAGGGCGCGGTCGACGAGGCCGCCGAGGCGCTGCTCGCCGCCACCGCCGCGGGGGAGCGGCTCGGGTTCGACCTGAGCCGTCTCGAGGCCGAGCGGCTCGACGCCCGCAAGCGCGTCGACGTCGCCCTCGCCCGGCTCCACGAGTCCGACGCCACGCTCGCAGCCGTCGCCGAGGAGCTCGGTCAGTACGGCTCCCAGGCCCGCTCGGCCAAGGGCGAGGCGCAGCGGCTGACCCAGGCGATCGAGAAGGCCGAGGCCGCGCGCGACCAGGACCTCGCCGGGCTGGCCGAGCTCGAGGCGCGGCTCGAGGCCGCCGAGCAGGCCGGGGCCGACGGCCTCGACGCCGGCGCCGAGCCCGACACCGGCGACCGCGAGCGTCTGGCCGAGGCCGCGAAGGCCGCCCGCCAGGGCGAGATGGACGCGCGGCTCGCGCTGCGCACCGCCGAGGAGCGGGCCCGGGCCATCCACGGGCGCGTCGACGGGCTGCTGCGCCAGGCACGCCAGGAGCGCGACGCCCGCGCCAAGGCCGCCGAGCGACGCGAGCGACTGCTGCGCGAGGGCGTCGTCGCCGAGGCGGTCGCCGTCGCGGCGTCATACGCCCTGGCGCGGCTCGAGGTCGCCATCCACGAGGCCACGCAGGCCCGCCAGGAGGTCGAGCAGGCCCGCAGCGGTCGCGAGCGGTCGCTGCTCGACGTGCGCGCCGTGCTGCGCGACCTCGCCACCCAGCACGACGAGCTGGTCAACTCCGTCCACCGCGACGAGATGGCGCGGGCCCAGCAACGGATGCGCATCGAGCAGCTGGAGGAGCGGGTGCTCGACGAGCTCGGCCTCGACGTCGAGGCGCTGGTGGCCGAGTTCGGCCCCGACCAGCTCGTGCCGCCCCCGGCCTCCACGCTGGCCGGGGTGCCCGAGGGGGGCGAGGTCCCCGAGCCGACGCCGTACGACCGCGAGGTCCAGCAGAAGCGGCTGCGGGTCGCCGAGCGCGAGCTCCGCGACCTCGGCAAGGTCAACCCGCTGGCGCTCGAGGAGTTCTCGGCGATGGAGGAGCGGCACAAGTTCCTCACCGAGCAGCTCGAGGACCTCAAGTCGACCCGCAAGGACCTCCTCGACATAGTCAAGGAGGTCGACTCCCGCGTCGAGCAGGTCTTCACCGAGGCCTACGCCGACGTCGAGAGGGCCTTCGACGCCACCTTCTCCCGGCTCTTCCCCGGCGGCGAGGGGCGGCTCGTGCTCACCGACCCCGACAACATGCTCACCACCGGCATCGAGGTCGAGGCGCGCCCGCCGGGCAAGAAGGTCAAGCGGCTCTCGCTGCTCTCCGGCGGCGAGCGGTCCCTGGTGGCAGTGGCGTTCCTCGTCGCGCTGTTCAAGGCACGGCCCTCGCCGTTCTACATCCTCGACGAGGTCGAGGCGGCGCTCGACGACACCAACCTGGGGCGGCTCCTGCAGATCTACGAGGAGCTGCGCGAGAGCTCGCAGCTGCTCGTGATCACCCACCAGAAGCGCACCATGGAGGTCGGTGACGCCCTCTACGGCGTCACGATGCGCGGCGACGGCGTCTCCACGGTCATCAGCCAGCGGCTGCGCGAGACCGAGCCGGTCCGATGA